In Paractinoplanes brasiliensis, the following proteins share a genomic window:
- a CDS encoding FAD-dependent oxidoreductase, giving the protein MDRPLRVAVVGAGPAGIYAADILTKAAPSASVDIFDRLPTPYGLIRYGVAPDHPRIKEIVVALHNVLESPRIRFIGNVDYGVDVKPEELAPFYDATIIATGADKDRELDIPGIDLPGSFGGADFVSWYDGHPDVPRDWPLTATKVAVIGAGNVAVDVARILAKTADELLETEIPENVYRGLLASPVTDVHLFSRRGPGQVKFTPMELRELDESPNVEVIVHPEGMEFDEGSLAAIRAKRSLKMCVDVLQNWCARDPRDRQRRLHLHFLQAPAAIVGDENGVTALRTETQELTGDGTVRGTGEFTDWDVQAVYRAIGYLSRPIADLPFDHVTGTVPHEAGRVLDLDGNHVPGLYATGWIKRGPVGLIGHTKKDASETVASLLEDVAGAPATSRDDVLPYLERRGVGYTTWDGWKRLDEHEVGLGAPHGRKRIKVVPRQHMIDISNGA; this is encoded by the coding sequence ATGGATCGCCCCCTCAGGGTTGCTGTCGTCGGCGCGGGGCCGGCCGGCATCTACGCGGCCGACATCCTCACCAAGGCCGCGCCGAGCGCGAGCGTCGACATCTTTGACCGGCTCCCCACGCCGTACGGGCTGATTCGTTACGGGGTGGCGCCCGATCACCCGCGGATCAAAGAGATCGTCGTGGCGTTGCACAACGTGCTGGAGAGCCCGCGCATCCGGTTCATCGGCAACGTCGACTACGGCGTGGACGTCAAGCCGGAGGAACTTGCCCCGTTCTACGACGCCACGATCATCGCGACGGGGGCCGACAAGGATCGGGAGCTGGACATTCCGGGGATCGACCTGCCGGGCAGCTTCGGCGGCGCCGACTTCGTGTCCTGGTACGACGGCCACCCCGACGTACCGCGGGACTGGCCTTTGACAGCGACGAAGGTGGCCGTGATCGGCGCCGGGAACGTGGCCGTCGACGTGGCCCGGATTCTCGCGAAGACGGCCGACGAGCTGCTCGAGACGGAGATCCCCGAGAACGTGTACCGGGGGCTGCTGGCCAGTCCGGTCACCGACGTGCACCTGTTCTCGCGGCGCGGGCCGGGGCAGGTCAAGTTCACGCCGATGGAGCTGCGGGAGCTCGACGAGTCGCCCAACGTCGAGGTGATCGTGCACCCGGAGGGCATGGAGTTCGACGAGGGCAGCCTGGCCGCGATCCGGGCCAAGCGGTCGCTGAAGATGTGCGTCGACGTGCTGCAGAACTGGTGCGCCCGGGATCCGCGGGACCGCCAGCGCCGGCTGCACCTGCACTTCCTGCAGGCCCCGGCCGCGATCGTCGGCGACGAGAACGGGGTCACGGCGCTGCGGACCGAGACGCAGGAGCTGACCGGGGACGGCACCGTGCGCGGCACCGGCGAGTTCACCGACTGGGACGTGCAGGCCGTCTACCGGGCCATCGGCTACCTGAGCCGCCCGATCGCCGACCTGCCGTTCGATCACGTCACCGGCACGGTTCCGCACGAGGCGGGCCGGGTGCTGGACCTCGACGGCAACCACGTCCCGGGGCTGTACGCGACCGGCTGGATCAAGCGGGGGCCGGTCGGCTTGATCGGGCACACCAAGAAGGACGCCTCCGAGACCGTGGCGAGCCTGCTCGAGGACGTGGCCGGCGCGCCCGCGACCAGCCGGGACGACGTTCTGCCGTACCTGGAGCGGCGCGGGGTCGGCTACACGACGTGGGACGGCTGGAAGCGGCTCGACGAACACGAGGTCGGGCTCGGCGCCCCGCACGGCCGGAAGCGGATCAAGGTCGTCCCGCGTCAGCACATGATCGACATCAGCAACGGGGCCTGA